In one window of Mytilus trossulus isolate FHL-02 chromosome 7, PNRI_Mtr1.1.1.hap1, whole genome shotgun sequence DNA:
- the LOC134726426 gene encoding perlucin-like, which yields MAVRVFDFVVFLCCASSMSCCKNGWIQFENKCYFFSRQAESWTDAISFCRVFDSKLAEPLTAEESHFLIGHSQHVGGQFWIGISDVIVEDRWIYTTGQKPITVNHFQSGQPNGHTSQNCVALDSSYHGYWNDLNCLTNYPFICETDAE from the exons ATGGCAGTACGTGTTTTTGATTTCGTGGTGTTTCTGTGTTGTGCTTCGTCCATGAGTT GCTGTAAAAATGGATggatacaatttgaaaataagtgttACTTCTTCAGTCGACAAGCTGAATCATGGACTGATGCAATC TCCTTTTGTCGTGTGTTTGATTCAAAATTAGCCGAGCCATTGACTGCAGAGGAATCACATTTTTTGATAGGTCATAGTCAGCATGTTG GAGGACAATTTTGGATTGGCATATCAGACGTAATCGTTGAAGACAGATGGATATACACAACCGGTCAAAAACCAATTACAGTTAATCATTTTCAATCAGGACAACCAAATGGACATACTTCCCAAAACTGTGTGGCATTGGACAGTTCTTACCATGGATATTGGAATGATTTGAACTGTCTTACCAATTATCCTTTTATTTGTGAGACAGATGCTGAGTAA